One window from the genome of Thalassospira xiamenensis M-5 = DSM 17429 encodes:
- a CDS encoding ATP-binding cassette domain-containing protein: MAPPLININDIRLTFGGNDLFSDVSFAIGDRDRLCLVGRNGGGKSTLLKIIAGEIEADGGERFVQPGCKIAYLNQEPKFDGYATVEEYVLSALDEHEIDYAYRVYMLLDSVNIDPQADPTKLSGGEGRRAAIARALIADPQVLLLDEPTNHLDLPTIEWLEGEIKNFRGAVVVISHDRAFLNAISTGILWIDRGVMHRTDQNFSKFEEWSEEIFRKEAEERAKLDKLIAQETVWSVQGISARRKRNQGRLRRLWDMRETRSQQIERIGNVSLAADAGSTSGKVVIEATDITKSFGDRTILTGFSTRILRGDKVGIIGPNGAGKTTLLKMLTGQLEPDSGTIKIGTNLNASYFDQKRAALDDNMTLWDTLCDIGGDQVMVRGNPRHVVSYLRDFLFDEKQARSPVGALSGGERNRLLLAKQLAKPTNLLIMDEPTNDLDMDTLDLLQEMLADYEGTLLLVSHDRDFLDRVVTSSIVMEGNGIATEYPGGYSDYIAQRKLSAAPAVAEEKLGSTSGKGGKKSVSSQAAKPKPTGKMSYKDQREYDNLPGQIAKLEAEIAEIEAALSDGSLFTKDPDAFQKKVDRMAAARAELEAGEERWLELEMLREELGLS, translated from the coding sequence ATGGCGCCACCGCTGATCAATATAAACGATATCCGTCTGACCTTTGGCGGCAACGATCTGTTTTCCGATGTTTCCTTTGCCATCGGGGATCGGGATCGCCTGTGCCTTGTCGGGCGCAATGGCGGCGGGAAATCGACCCTGCTTAAAATCATCGCTGGCGAAATCGAAGCCGATGGCGGCGAACGCTTCGTTCAGCCGGGCTGCAAGATCGCCTATCTTAATCAGGAACCGAAATTCGACGGCTACGCCACGGTCGAGGAATATGTTCTGTCCGCGCTCGACGAACATGAAATCGATTATGCCTATCGCGTCTATATGCTGCTGGACTCGGTCAATATCGATCCGCAGGCCGACCCGACCAAACTCTCGGGCGGCGAAGGCCGCCGGGCGGCAATCGCGCGCGCCCTGATCGCCGATCCGCAGGTCCTTCTGCTCGACGAGCCGACCAACCATCTTGACCTGCCGACCATCGAATGGCTTGAGGGCGAGATCAAAAACTTCCGCGGTGCGGTTGTCGTCATCTCGCACGACCGCGCCTTCCTGAACGCGATTTCAACCGGCATCCTGTGGATTGATCGCGGCGTCATGCACCGCACCGATCAGAACTTCTCGAAATTCGAAGAATGGTCCGAGGAAATCTTCCGCAAGGAAGCCGAAGAACGCGCCAAGCTTGATAAACTGATCGCCCAGGAAACCGTCTGGTCCGTGCAGGGCATCTCGGCGCGCCGCAAACGCAACCAGGGCCGTCTGCGCCGCCTGTGGGACATGCGCGAAACCCGGTCGCAGCAGATCGAACGCATCGGCAACGTGTCGCTGGCGGCTGACGCCGGCAGCACATCGGGCAAGGTCGTGATCGAGGCCACCGACATCACCAAATCCTTTGGCGACAGAACGATCCTGACCGGTTTCTCGACCCGTATCCTGCGCGGCGACAAGGTCGGCATCATCGGCCCGAACGGGGCGGGCAAAACCACCCTGCTTAAAATGCTGACCGGGCAACTTGAACCCGATAGCGGCACGATCAAGATCGGCACCAACCTCAATGCCAGCTATTTCGATCAGAAACGTGCGGCCCTTGATGACAATATGACCCTGTGGGATACGCTGTGCGATATCGGCGGCGATCAGGTCATGGTGCGTGGCAATCCGCGCCATGTCGTAAGCTATCTGCGCGATTTCCTGTTCGACGAAAAACAGGCGCGCAGCCCCGTCGGTGCCCTGTCGGGTGGGGAGCGCAACCGGCTTTTGCTGGCCAAACAGCTTGCCAAGCCGACCAACCTTCTGATCATGGACGAACCGACCAACGATCTCGATATGGATACGCTTGATCTGTTGCAGGAAATGCTCGCCGATTACGAAGGCACGCTTTTGCTCGTCAGCCACGACCGTGATTTCCTTGATCGCGTCGTGACCTCGTCCATCGTGATGGAAGGCAACGGCATCGCCACCGAATATCCCGGCGGCTATTCCGATTATATCGCCCAACGCAAACTGTCCGCCGCCCCGGCTGTCGCCGAGGAAAAGCTGGGCAGCACATCGGGCAAAGGCGGCAAAAAATCCGTCTCGTCACAGGCCGCCAAGCCCAAACCGACCGGCAAGATGAGCTACAAGGACCAGCGCGAATACGACAACCTGCCCGGCCAGATCGCCAAGCTCGAGGCCGAGATTGCCGAAATCGAAGCCGCCCTGTCCGATGGCAGCCTGTTCACCAAGGACCCGGATGCCTTCCAGAAAAAGGTCGACCGCATGGCCGCCGCCCGTGCCGAACTCGAAGCGGGCGAAGAACGCTGGCTCGAACTCGAAATGCTCCGCGAGGAACTCGGGCTGTCATAA